A genomic stretch from Caulobacter sp. FWC2 includes:
- a CDS encoding beta-ketoacyl-ACP synthase III, with amino-acid sequence MSVTRSAVTGVGAYLPPKIVTNDDLAKFVDTSDAWIIERTGIRQRHQAADDQPVSDLAVEAAKEALEAAGKSAADVDLIIVATTTADLTFPAVATMVQRKLGAPVGIAFDIQAVCSGFVYALSVADGFVARGHAKCALVIGAETMTRLMDWSDRGTCVLFGDGAGAVVLEPKEGEGTTEDQGMLGFALRADGTKQDLLYVDGGVSTTGTVGKLRMLGNQVFKHAVVNISEAIHAAAVQADVAVADVDWFIPHQANQRILAGVAHRCGIDEDKVISTVAIHANTSAASIPLAFAHGVKDGRIKKGDLLLLEAMGGGLTWGACVLRL; translated from the coding sequence GTGAGCGTAACTCGCAGTGCAGTGACTGGCGTCGGCGCGTACCTGCCGCCGAAGATCGTGACGAACGACGACCTGGCCAAGTTCGTCGACACGAGCGACGCCTGGATCATCGAGCGCACGGGTATCCGCCAGCGCCACCAGGCCGCCGACGACCAGCCGGTCTCGGATCTGGCCGTCGAAGCGGCCAAGGAGGCTCTGGAAGCCGCCGGCAAGTCCGCCGCCGACGTTGATCTGATCATTGTGGCCACCACCACCGCCGACCTGACCTTTCCCGCCGTCGCCACCATGGTTCAGCGCAAGCTGGGCGCGCCGGTCGGCATCGCCTTCGACATCCAGGCCGTCTGCTCGGGCTTCGTCTACGCCTTGAGCGTCGCCGACGGCTTCGTGGCGCGCGGCCACGCCAAGTGCGCCCTGGTGATCGGCGCCGAGACCATGACCCGCCTGATGGACTGGAGCGACCGCGGCACCTGCGTGCTGTTCGGCGATGGGGCCGGCGCGGTTGTGCTGGAGCCGAAGGAAGGCGAGGGGACCACCGAGGACCAGGGCATGCTGGGCTTCGCCCTGCGCGCCGACGGGACCAAGCAGGATCTGCTCTATGTCGACGGCGGCGTCTCCACGACCGGCACGGTCGGCAAGCTGCGGATGCTGGGCAACCAGGTCTTCAAGCACGCTGTGGTCAATATCTCAGAGGCCATCCACGCGGCGGCGGTTCAGGCCGATGTTGCGGTGGCCGATGTCGACTGGTTCATCCCACACCAGGCCAACCAGCGCATCCTGGCCGGCGTGGCGCATCGCTGCGGCATCGACGAGGACAAGGTGATCTCGACGGTCGCGATCCATGCCAACACCTCGGCTGCTTCGATCCCGCTGGCCTTTGCGCACGGCGTGAAGGATGGTCGGATCAAGAAGGGCGACCTCCTGCTGCTGGAAGCCATGGGGGGCGGCCTGACCTGGGGCGCCTGCGTTCTGCGGCTCTAG